A DNA window from Pseudomonas tohonis contains the following coding sequences:
- a CDS encoding ferritin-like domain-containing protein, with amino-acid sequence MSDVQLTDVNTLRQRARQNVLDGAVTEGYHADRPTVLRLLNEALATELVCYLRYKRHYYMANGLKASIAASEFLEHAQQEQQHADRLAERIVQLGGEPDFNPAGLEARSHAQYVAGKDLREMVTEDLIAERIAIDSYREIIQFLGDKDPTARRLFEEILEQEEEHADDMADILADLK; translated from the coding sequence ATGAGTGACGTGCAACTTACCGATGTGAACACCCTGCGCCAGCGCGCCCGGCAAAACGTGCTGGACGGCGCCGTGACCGAGGGCTACCACGCAGACCGCCCCACCGTGCTGCGCCTGCTCAACGAAGCGCTGGCCACCGAGCTGGTCTGCTACCTGCGCTACAAGCGCCACTACTACATGGCCAATGGCCTGAAGGCGAGCATCGCCGCCAGCGAGTTCCTCGAGCACGCCCAGCAGGAACAGCAGCACGCCGACCGCCTGGCCGAGCGCATCGTGCAACTGGGCGGCGAGCCGGACTTCAACCCGGCCGGCCTGGAGGCCCGCTCCCACGCCCAGTACGTGGCCGGCAAGGACCTGCGCGAGATGGTCACCGAGGACCTGATCGCCGAGCGCATCGCCATCGACAGCTACCGCGAGATCATCCAGTTCCTCGGCGACAAGGACCCGACCGCGCGCCGCCTGTTCGAGGAAATCCTCGAGCAGGAGGAAGAGCACGCCGACGACATGGCCGACATCCTCGCCGACCTGAAGTAA
- the osmE gene encoding osmotically-inducible lipoprotein OsmE, producing MYKETLAAVFVLASVAGCSTKFENPTDYVTYRHEPLVEKVQDGMSKDEVLTIGGPPSTEIQRTVHPGTCNNYVLNKEGHQQAYYVSFNDAGRVDSKGFMTCEQWQKHEAEAAKI from the coding sequence ATGTACAAGGAAACGCTCGCGGCAGTGTTCGTGCTGGCATCGGTAGCAGGGTGCAGCACCAAGTTCGAGAACCCCACCGACTACGTCACCTACCGCCACGAACCCCTGGTCGAGAAGGTGCAGGACGGCATGAGCAAGGACGAGGTGCTGACCATCGGCGGCCCGCCGTCCACCGAGATCCAGCGCACCGTGCACCCCGGTACCTGCAACAACTACGTGCTGAACAAGGAAGGCCACCAGCAGGCCTACTACGTCAGCTTCAACGACGCGGGCCGCGTCGACAGCAAGGGCTTCATGACCTGCGAGCAATGGCAGAAACACGAAGCCGAGGCAGCGAAGATCTGA
- the osmE gene encoding osmotically-inducible lipoprotein OsmE, with product MFMRALLLAAALGSMSGCATKIENPTDYITYRNEPLVRQVEEGMTKEQVQAIGGRPSSIVQRSVHPGSCNNYILNHEGQQQAYHVSFGTAGRVQHSGFMTCRQREEVERQRLD from the coding sequence ATGTTCATGCGCGCGCTCCTGCTCGCGGCCGCTCTGGGCTCGATGTCCGGCTGCGCCACCAAGATCGAGAACCCGACCGACTACATCACCTACCGCAACGAACCCCTGGTGCGGCAGGTGGAAGAGGGCATGACCAAGGAGCAGGTCCAGGCCATCGGCGGTCGTCCGTCCTCCATCGTCCAGCGCAGCGTCCACCCCGGTTCCTGCAACAATTACATCCTCAACCACGAGGGGCAACAGCAGGCGTATCACGTCAGCTTCGGCACCGCTGGCCGTGTCCAGCACAGCGGCTTCATGACCTGCCGCCAGCGCGAGGAGGTCGAGCGCCAGCGCCTCGACTGA